The Setaria viridis chromosome 6, Setaria_viridis_v4.0, whole genome shotgun sequence genome includes the window ATTAATATATAGGTCTATTAAAATTCAAGTTTGTTACTCCCAATTGTTTGAAGTTTCCATTGGGATTGAATTGTCTCATGATGTGAAGTTCAACAAGGCTTTTATTCTTCACGATGCAGTaaacttgcaaacttgtttggtTTCAAGGATAAGCTTAAGATGCAATTCATCGATCTGAACTCCAATAGCTTGAAAACATAGGCATTTTAGTCTATGGCAATTTTATCCATAAGTTTATTAGTTATGAGCGGCAAGGATTTCTTCGATATAATTTCACCATTCTGAGGATTGCATTGTAAGACCACATGCACTTGTGTTAGCATGCGCTATCACCATCATTTTCTCTCACGTGATTTTCATCCAACTGTTGATTCTCCTACCTATCCATGATTTATCTAACCATTGATCCAAAATGAATAGCCATGATAAACCATATAATTCATGCACATGTGAAAAATTCGGAGTTGGGTCGGGGGCAGTAGCATGGTGACCAGTGAGCGGATCCAATGGTGAGGATACCGTTGGAGAGGTAGATGCATGCTGTTAGAACGGGAAGCATGGCACGAGGAATTGAGGATTGAGGAAGAGGATTTACTTGGTCGATTCTTTTACAACGTGGTTGATTTGATTCAtttcatttgctaatgatagtaAATGAGTTGACAAATGGATTGGTGATCCCAAGCTGTTCCCACTTTCCAAATCCCAATTTTACCACGGACGGGCCGGTTCCCATGAATAGGCAAATCCTCCACTCCGAGAGCCTTCCATATCCCAGGCAATTCCCAATTTCCGTTCCAGTTTCGCGACGCGCATGCGTATATGATGATGGTGGCGAGTATATAGGCGATGCGGCGCGACGGTACCTAATCCAGAGCCTCGTGCCGGCGCGGTCGCTCGCTCCCTTCGTACCGAGCGGCATCGTGCCCTAcgccgcacgcgcgcgcgcgctcatGGCGGCGGAGTGCGGCGAGGGCAAGGCGGACTGCAAGAAGACGCCGTGGAgtgcggaggaggacgaggcgctgcgggcggcggtgcgggagcACGGGCGGCAGAACTGGGCGGCGATCGCGGGCGCGGTGGCCGGGCGCGGCGCCAAGTCGTGCCGGCTGCGGTGGTGCCAGCACCTGGCGCCGGAGCTGGACAGCCGCCCCTTCACGCCCGAGGAGGACGCGCGCATCGTGGAGCAGCAGCGCGTGCACGGCAACAAGTGGGCCACCATCGCGCGCTACCTCCACGGCCGGTCCGACAACGCCGTCAAGAACCGCTGGAACTCCGCCCTCCGCAAGATgcagcctgccgccgccgcgcaggaGGACGCTGCCGATGCCGCCGAGGACCAGcaggcggcggccccggcgtGCCTCGATCTGTTCCCGTTGAGGGCTGGGGAGATGAGGGAGGCGACTGCGGCGGATCGGTTGGGCGTTCGGGCgcagggggaggtggaggaggacgtgGCGTCCATCGGCCTTACGCTGGGGTCGCCGGGGCTCAGCGACGCAGAGCTGGAACTGAGCCTGGGACCCGTGCGGCCGTCGTCGAATCTTGGAGTTGGAGAAGCGGCTTCCTTCCGGCTGTTTCTCTGATATACGTTCTCTCCGTAGCCATTGCACAGATTGCACCGGCCATGAAAAAGTTTGTAGACTAGCTAGCATAGTTTGACTACTACTATTTTGGTCTTCTACTCTTCTTCTACCGAAAGATTAGGGCTAGCTAGCTTTTTGTGAGGAATAAAGTCCATTTTGAGAATCCAACTTTCACCTTGGGCTTTCTGAAGTCTGAATCGTTGGTTTTGCTGCTCTCCTCAAACTTGTGAAACCAGACTACTGAGCCTGCTTGgaagcactccactccagaaaaaccagctccactccaccagttCCACACTTttctagctccactccaccaactccaaaaaaacatggagctgctgcacatgtttggctaatggcagtgctccagctccaaaaacattagcacttgttgtgaatggtctattatacccatgtgaatgggtcccacttgtcagtctccttttcttctccttctcctttcttctcccgaggtgcaggggcggcgggcgagtggcgcgggcgcgggcggcaggtcggggcggcgggcgcggggcgcggcaggcggcgcggcgcgcggcgggcggcgagcggcgcgcgggcgggcggcgagcggcgggcgggcgggcggcgcggcaggccggggcggcgcggcgagcggcggacgtaggggcggcgacggggtgttttcttttccttgaatCGAACCGGTATGTGTGTAACGGGTGGCAATGGtaggtaaatacccaccaactccacgaggaggtctgtaaagggggtttttggagcaccccttgaggtactccacaaaaaacgtggatctaccccctgctccatcTTTTTTCtagagccggagttgctggagctagacgcgtttggctgcgaaattttcggaattggtggagtggagcaatttttcgtggagtggagtgctcccaaacaccccatagAAGCTAAGAACTCCCAAATTCTGACCGGTGTCGAGCGCTGTCACATCGTTTCGCCACATTAACACATTCCTGCCTTTTCCCCAAGACAACTAAGATGCCTGCAATTTACACGTCAAAATTTAGATTTTACCATAGGACTTTATACAATCTAAATAAAGATGTTTGATTCAATAATCTTTTGTATTCAAGATTTAGGTTTCGTTgagactattgtatttaaaaTTTAGCGATTGCGATCTTAAAAGACCTCCGATACGATTTGTGTGATGCGAGGGAAGTTATTGGACTACATGTTTCGAACATATGTGGGCTCCCAACCCTCTATTTACAAGCCCATTAAATTTACAGCTGCAGCGAAATACAGATCTATTTGTCATAGCCAAGCCCATGTCGGCTAACCACACAACAGGCCCATGTCCATTTACCGTTAGCTGGTGAGCCCGCACACAGCAGCTACTCCAAGGTCCAGGCCCGATGATCGCTCGTCGTGCTAGGGATGGCAATGGTGCTTGAAACCTGAAACCTGATGGGTTTTTTACTCCGTTAGGGTACGAGCGTCGGTCAATTTTTATACCCGTGGGTTTGCTAATGGGCAAAAAGTGAGGCTTGCGGACATAGGTTTGGGAACATAAAATCCAAACCTGTGAACCCATAGGTTTTTTTATCCGATCATATACCACCAAATAAGCTCATATCCTTAGCTGATACCTTAATTTTGATAGCCATAGTCCAACTCTTAGATATagttgctactccctccattccaaattataagtcattcaaagaatcttggagagtcaaagcatcttaagtttgaccaaaattatgagaaaattataaatatttatgacatcaaataggtatactatgaaaatataattgatgaagaatctaatgatgcttagttgacatcataaataatattatattattatataaatttggtcaaacttgagatactttaactctccaagattcttggaatgacttacaatttgagatggagggagtacttcttAATTCTTATCATGAGTTGAATTGTTAAATACTGAACTTGGTAGTTTAAGATTTATACTATTGGTAGTTTAAGATTTATACTATTAATTTATTAACTGAAGTACTTTGTTAGCATGTGGTTTTTTGTTTGATAACTTTTATGTCCTGTCTTTCTATATTTCCGCATGCATATAAATTAAATTGtgaatatatatgtatatataataattatttttggttgcttgCCTTAGTACCACGGGCGACCCGTGGTACCCGTTAATCCGATGGGTGTGGGTTTGAGCAAAAATTAAACCCGTGACGGGAGTTTTTTTAACGGGCAGGTTTTGTATTCACAGGTGTGGTTCACTCGCTCCGCTTCCCTCCGCTTGACGCGAACCGCGCGGGAGCACACCGCCCAtggcgacgacgccggcgccggcatccGCGCTGCCCAAGTCGGGGGCGGTCTCCAAGGGCTACAACTTCGCCTCCACTTGGGAGCAGGTTAGTTTCCGTGCCCTCCGCCTCTGGCAGATCTGGCCGTGGCCGGACCGAGATCTCGCACAGGTGCGGTCAGCCGTTTCGTGGATCTgaagccttttcttttcctttccgcGTTCGCGTATTTTGCAGAATGCGCCGCTCACGGAGCAGCAGAAGGCCGCGATCGCCGCGCTctcccacgccgtcgccgagcgGCCGTTCCCGGCGAACCTGGTGAGGCCCCACATCTGAGGATTGTCTGCATATTTTGTACGCATGCTTTACTTGAATCGGTGAATGTTGAGACCTCGTAGAGCTGTAAGGTCTTATTCCGTGCTGTAAATTATATGCCTGGTTGCACTGAGCCCCGCGAAATTGAGGTTTGAGTTGGCAATGCTGGGTTTAGCTTATTTACTTTTGTGGTGTTGTGAACTTGGGATCAATTCTAGACTAGCGGACATGCTATACTATGATTTCTGCATGTGTTGCTAAGCGCATATTTGGCCCTGTAGGGTAATTTCATTGAATGGCTTCTACTGAACAATATGTTTGTCCTGTTTTAATGTTTCTTTTTCTAGCTTGGGTTAATATAGTTCATAAATAGTTCCTTAAATGTGTTTTCTGGGTGTTTATCAGGAAAAGAGTTCAGGGAAGGATGGAGGTGCGGCTGTTCCAGAGAAAGAGTCTGCTTTAGAAGAGGCTGGTGCCATGGATGCGGTCTTGGTGAATACACATCAGGTTTTCATTCTTACGTTCCTTGACTTTAGGCTTAATGGCTGTAGTACTACTTGTAACTTTCATTGACAATGGAATTCTGAAATTACACTTTTCTTTCCTGTAGTTTTACAAGTGGTTTGCAGAACTGGAGTCTGCTATGAAATCTGAGGTTTGTTTAATGTAACTATTTTGCTTGGTGATGGTAAGATTGTGAGGGTATTGTTTGCTCACTCTGGTTTATTGACAGACAGAGGAAAAGTATCGTCTCTATGAGAATACATTAGAGGAGCGTGTCAACACATGTGACGGTATCCTTAAGCAAGTAAGCCTGCAAAACTTTTTGTTGGTTTATGTTGAAAAGAGATGTAACAGACGTATACAGCTTGGCCCTTTTAGCTCTAACCTTTTAAAGTGCATCTGTACAGGTTGATGATACATTGAACTTATTTGAAGAACTGCAGTCTTTGCACTCGAGTGTTGCCACGAAGACAAAAACTTTGCATGATGCTTGTGACCAACTGGTATGCCCCTTTTGCGCTACTTATATTACTATCATTCTTGCAGTTGTGTTAGTGCCATTTGATTCTTAATAGTGAAATATTGAccagaaaggaaaaagaaatatcCAACAGAGAGAACTGTTGATTCTACATAACTTGTGCACATAAGACATCTTGAAGAGTAAAAAAATAGAGCATTGCTATGCGTCTGACTTTCATACATGGGTCTCACAGCTCAGTTGAGGCATGTTATGGTACACAAGTCAAACTACATGTATTTTTGTCCTCATGGGCATCAACCCAAGTAATTGTTGACAGGTTCCATTAGGTTGGCATAGTGGTCCATCAATAACCTAAAAACAAACTGAAAAAAGCTCACATCTGTTTTGGTTTATAGCAAGTGCCTTCTGATCAACGACTCTGTTTATCCCATTAAAATGCTACATGGTGGTCAGCTATGTCTCATTTAAAAGGCCATTTAAACAGTTAAAATGGACATTTAGCCCATTTATAAGGCCGTCTTGCCCGGTTATTGGCTAAACAATGGGTGGCAGGCTGTTCTGCATTTTGCGTTTAGGTGAACACAAATGAAACCCAATGCTTCTTTTCATGACTGGATTCTGGTGTCATTTTAATTTGTACTAAACAATTATGTTAATTCCTTGTTGATCGTTTGGTGGTAAAAACATTTTGCTCTTCCTCTCCTGAACATTATTTCTATTAATGATGCAGTTGGTTGAGAAACAAAGGCTGATTGAGTTTGCAGAGGCACTTCGAAGTAGGCTCAACTACTTTGATGAATTGGAAAATGTAAGGTTTGCGTCTCTAATTGGCGTCTTACAAAGATTTTTCTATTCTACTTATGAAAAATTCTTGTTCAGTTGCTTCTGGAGCTCACACCCCTGTGATGAATATGCTACacaatgtaaaaaaaatatggaattTTTTATCTTACTACTTTATGTGAAAGTTACCGAACCTAACTGTGAAAAGACTTTCTACACTTGTATTATTATTGCAGCCTGTGGTTGTTTCGTGCAAAACACAAAAACTGATATCTGGTTGTTGTGAGTAATGTCTATTTAACTTTCACACCCTACGTTTCAACATATGATTAATGTTGTATTGTTATATGTATTGGTGTGTATGTGTCCCCTAGGCCTTGCTTTTGATGCTGTTAAAAATACTCTATATCTGCAAGATTAGAACATGTTCAGCTGATGAATAGACTTTTCAACTGCTAGTATGGTGTTCCTTTGGATCGCCATAAGTAAGTGTGATGCTAGCTTTGGTGCTGCACTTTTGgccttgttttcttttgataaAAAGGTGAAGTAACTGTAGCTAATTGTGAACTAACAGCTGCTACATGCAAAACAGTGAAAGGCAGGCACCTAAAACTGCAGCATGTCGAGTTTCAAACATAGCatgtgtttgagaaaaaaaatctagtgTAGCATAATTGATGAAAAGTTTGTGCTGGCATTTCTGCTACTTAAATAGTTCATTGCCAACAACAGGTGCTGTGTACTTCTTCCATTGAAGAAATAGTTTGTTTGAGTTATTTGATTTTAACATTATCTGACCAGTAAATTTTATGAAAACATGTTGGGGATtcctaataaaattggactaTTTTACACGTTCATATCTATAGACTAGAGGATATACTGGTCAAAGTTTCCTCAGACCATAGCACTAGCCTAGTGGTAGCAGCCCTAGTTGGTCAGCAAGGTCATGAGATCAAATCCTAGACCCAGTAAGTGCAATAATTACTATAAAAGAAAGGTTTCTGATAAATCATGGGTGGCAGCATCACCCAGAtgtgaaaaaaaagaacacaaatgacCAAGTATCAGGATAGGCTTACAGCATGTAGAATAATGACAAAGAAGTCATGGAGAGCTTTTCCAACATAACAACTCTTCAGTTGATGACATGCGAATCCTGTTGAATTGCTTTGTCATTAATGGGCACGACTACCTAGCTGTGCCATGTACACACCACTGTGAGCTAACCACATGGTTCCGTTTACAGGTCTCAAGCAGCTTTTATTCTCAAAATATGAGCATTGGAAATGAACAGTTTCTCCCACTGTTGAAGCGACTTGATGATTGTATCTCGTAAGTAGTAGCTGCATAGTAATGCTTTGTGTTTGAGTGTAGTGCGAAGGTTTCCAGAGCTAATGCAACCTCCCTTGTTGCTGATTGTAGATATGTTGAAAACAACCCACAATATGCTGAATCTGCTGTTTACTTGGTCAAGTTTCGCCAACTTCAAGTAAATGACTTCTACAGATCCAATAGCTACATTCATAGGCACAAAGAATTAGAGCACAGGACCTGATAATTATTTGGTTGTTTTTATGCAGTCTCGTGCATTGGGTATGATTCGCTCACATGTGCTATCAATACTTAAAGGTGCTTCATCCCAGGTGATTCTCAGTTTCGTTTCCTTGGTACTAAAAGTGGAGTAAATAGACAGCTATAGATGATATTTGGTTGAACCTTGCAGGTTCAAGCTGCAATTCGAGGCAGCGATTCTGGCAAAAACATTGTCACAGAGGGTATTGAGGCATCTCTTATCTATGTTCGCTTCAAGGCGGCTGCTAGTGAGGTATAATTTTTCATTATATGATGTTTGACATTGATGATAGCAAATTATGCTGTCTCTAATATGATCTGACAATGCAGTTCTGatacaacttttttttattattgtcAATCAGCTAAAACCAATATTAGGTGAAATTGAAAGTAGATCTTCTAGAAAGGAGTACGCGCAGATTCTTTCTGAGTGTCACAATTTGTTTTGCGAGCAGCGGCTGTACTTGGTAAGTTACAAGTGTATTTCCTTTGCACTCTGTTCCTCCATAACTCAGTTGTCTCTTAAGCCTTAACAGTTCGATATGACTGCTAGGTACGAGGCATGGTGCAGCAACGAATCTCGGAGTTTGCAAGAAAAGAGGCCTTACCATCTTTAACAAGGTCTGGTTGTGCCTATCTGATGGAGGTAACTGCATACTTTCTAACTTGTTTATATTTCATCTTTGTATTGGAATGTTGTTTTTGAAAGTTGAAAGTTGCAATAATGGTAGTATAAGGAAACATGCGTAGCATACTGAAAAGGCAGAAGAAATTCCGTAACTAACTGTACTGGCAAGTTTCTACTGTAATACTCTCAATTAGAGATGTTGATTCATTTTGCTTTGTTAATATTTACTGGCTAATATTAAATGCTCCCCTATACATGTTTAGTAACTATTGTACTTATACTTTGTCAGCTGCTGAGCATTATCcacatgtatttttttatttttctaatgaTAATAATGAATTGTTGCTTCTGTTTGATTGCTAGAAAAACATGTTTACTAGTTTTAGTGTTGCTTGTCAGGCATGCCAGTTTGAGCATCAGCTTTTTGCTCACTTCTTCCCATCATCTGCTGCAGATGTTTCAAGTATGGCTCCTTTAATGGAGCCCCTGTAAGTTAATTTGTTCTTCACCATGATTTCTTGTTGTGTTATTTGTATATGCTGCTGTAAGTTAATTTGTTCTCTGTCATGATTTGTTGTTGCATTATTTGTATATGCTGCCATGCCGCCGGACTTACTTTTAGTTGAGGCGATTAGTTTGTGAAATTCACCAAGCTTGATTTGAGAAGCATAGGATTGTACATATCAATAACCTGTAATATATCCTAAAACCTAGGGGTTACTTTGAAGAGATCATCAACATAACAA containing:
- the LOC117860574 gene encoding conserved oligomeric Golgi complex subunit 3; this encodes MATTPAPASALPKSGAVSKGYNFASTWEQNAPLTEQQKAAIAALSHAVAERPFPANLEKSSGKDGGAAVPEKESALEEAGAMDAVLVNTHQFYKWFAELESAMKSETEEKYRLYENTLEERVNTCDGILKQVDDTLNLFEELQSLHSSVATKTKTLHDACDQLLVEKQRLIEFAEALRSRLNYFDELENVSSSFYSQNMSIGNEQFLPLLKRLDDCISYVENNPQYAESAVYLVKFRQLQSRALGMIRSHVLSILKGASSQVQAAIRGSDSGKNIVTEGIEASLIYVRFKAAASELKPILGEIESRSSRKEYAQILSECHNLFCEQRLYLVRGMVQQRISEFARKEALPSLTRSGCAYLMEACQFEHQLFAHFFPSSAADVSSMAPLMEPLCTYLYDTLRPRLIYEGNIDSLCELVDILKVEVLGEQLSRRGESVASLRPILQRILADVHERLAFCARTHIREEIANFRPTDEDLDYPGKLERSVDTSSSATVGDNSDVYLTWYRPLEKTVSCLSKLYRCLEPSVFTGLAQDAVEVCSTSLQSASKVISKKATPMDGQLFLIKHLLILREQIAPFDIEFSVTHKELDFSHLLDHLRRILRGQVSLFDWSRSTSLARTFSPRVLENQIDARKELEKSLKATCEEFIMSITKLVVDPMLSFVTKVTAVKVALSSGSQGQKLDSVLAKPLKTQAFASPDKVAELVQKVATAIQEDLPKVMTKMRLYLQNPSTRMILFKPIKTNIVEAHIQLQSLLKSEYSTEEMQSISILPIPDLQSQLDSLL
- the LOC117861890 gene encoding transcription factor MYB77, whose amino-acid sequence is MAAECGEGKADCKKTPWSAEEDEALRAAVREHGRQNWAAIAGAVAGRGAKSCRLRWCQHLAPELDSRPFTPEEDARIVEQQRVHGNKWATIARYLHGRSDNAVKNRWNSALRKMQPAAAAQEDAADAAEDQQAAAPACLDLFPLRAGEMREATAADRLGVRAQGEVEEDVASIGLTLGSPGLSDAELELSLGPVRPSSNLGVGEAASFRLFL